A single Mangrovimonas sp. YM274 DNA region contains:
- a CDS encoding TonB-dependent receptor, which produces MKSLLYLLVMLTVGNTFSQQLISGTVVDSKGLPVVGANIYIDGTYDGATSNEEGHFEFETLEEGQVHLIVSYVSYETHDVTKAVTDLQNLKVVLRDAVNALDAVVISAGTFEAGDNSKVSVLKPLDVVTTASALGDFVGALQTLPGTSTVAEDGRLFVRGGSADETQIFIDGIRVFTPYTPSTNNTPSRGRYSPFLFDGITFSTGGYSAEYGQALSSVLLLNTIDEPDQEKTDIGLMTVGGTLGHTEKWKRRSLSVNASYINLAPYTAIFPDRNDWDIPFRGGQGEAVFRQKFDSGLLKFYTAFDAGSFALTQEDINFEEGLYVHLKNRNWYTNLSYQGTLGNGWSVHSGMSYTLGKNEIELMESKIDNREQSAHFKLKLKKHFSNRLKLSFGGETFVTNFDEDFKEDVLAVSYGFSNSISAAYTEADIIFSKQLALKAGLRADYHHLFQSMEVAPRMSLAFKTSKNGQLSLAYGQFYQTPSNDYLKFNQTLEAAHTSHYILNYQYVKDGKIFRAEAYRKDYNDLLTYDGQQPTFDSDFGTDGDGYAQGVDVFWRDNRSLKNMDYWLSYSYLDTKRNYLNFPEAATPNYANAHNLSVVGKYWIEAWKSQLGLSYTFASGRPYDNPNQTEFMAARTKTYNSLSVNWAYLISPQKILYLSVNNVLGVKNVNGYQYANTPDVNGQYHRRALLPGADQFFFIGFFWTISDDGKSNQLDNL; this is translated from the coding sequence ATGAAATCACTTCTCTATTTATTGGTAATGCTAACCGTGGGCAACACATTTTCGCAGCAATTAATTTCAGGTACTGTTGTAGACTCTAAAGGGCTGCCTGTTGTAGGGGCCAACATTTATATTGATGGCACTTATGATGGTGCTACCAGTAATGAGGAGGGCCATTTTGAGTTCGAAACCCTTGAAGAAGGGCAGGTGCATTTGATAGTCTCCTATGTCTCATATGAAACCCATGATGTCACCAAAGCCGTTACAGACTTGCAAAACCTGAAAGTGGTATTGCGAGACGCCGTAAATGCTTTGGATGCCGTGGTGATTTCGGCGGGGACTTTTGAGGCCGGTGATAATTCCAAGGTGTCAGTTTTAAAACCTTTGGATGTGGTAACTACGGCGAGCGCCTTGGGCGATTTTGTAGGAGCGCTGCAAACCTTACCAGGAACCTCCACGGTGGCTGAAGATGGACGTTTGTTTGTAAGAGGTGGGAGTGCTGATGAAACTCAAATTTTTATTGATGGCATTAGAGTGTTTACACCCTATACCCCCAGTACCAACAATACGCCTTCTCGAGGGCGTTATTCCCCCTTTTTGTTTGATGGCATTACGTTTTCTACAGGCGGTTATTCTGCGGAATATGGTCAAGCTTTGTCCAGTGTTTTGTTACTAAACACTATTGATGAACCCGATCAAGAAAAAACGGATATTGGTTTGATGACGGTTGGAGGTACCTTAGGCCACACTGAAAAATGGAAACGTCGATCCCTAAGTGTGAACGCCAGTTATATCAACTTGGCTCCCTATACGGCAATTTTTCCCGATAGAAATGATTGGGACATTCCTTTTAGGGGAGGACAGGGAGAGGCAGTTTTTAGACAAAAGTTTGATAGTGGTCTGTTGAAATTTTACACCGCCTTTGATGCCGGTAGTTTTGCTTTGACCCAAGAGGATATCAATTTTGAGGAAGGGTTGTATGTACATTTAAAAAATAGAAATTGGTATACCAATCTGTCTTATCAAGGAACTTTGGGAAACGGATGGTCTGTACATTCGGGGATGAGCTATACCTTGGGTAAAAATGAGATTGAGCTTATGGAAAGCAAAATTGACAATCGAGAGCAATCGGCACATTTTAAGTTGAAACTGAAAAAGCATTTCAGCAATAGATTGAAGTTAAGTTTCGGAGGTGAAACTTTTGTAACGAATTTTGATGAAGACTTTAAGGAAGATGTACTGGCAGTGAGTTATGGATTTAGTAACAGCATTTCGGCAGCCTATACTGAAGCAGACATTATTTTCAGTAAGCAATTGGCTTTAAAGGCCGGACTAAGGGCCGATTATCATCATTTGTTCCAAAGTATGGAAGTAGCGCCCAGAATGTCCTTGGCTTTTAAAACCTCAAAGAATGGGCAGCTTTCTTTGGCATATGGGCAATTCTATCAAACGCCTTCCAACGATTATTTAAAGTTTAATCAGACTTTGGAGGCTGCACATACGTCCCATTATATTTTAAACTATCAGTATGTAAAGGATGGCAAGATTTTTAGAGCCGAAGCTTATAGAAAGGATTATAACGATTTACTGACCTATGATGGCCAACAGCCCACTTTTGATAGTGATTTTGGAACCGATGGTGATGGCTATGCCCAAGGGGTGGATGTATTTTGGCGTGATAACAGAAGCCTCAAAAATATGGATTATTGGTTGAGCTATTCTTATTTGGACACCAAGCGAAACTATTTGAATTTTCCAGAGGCAGCCACACCTAATTATGCCAATGCCCATAACCTTTCTGTAGTAGGGAAATATTGGATTGAGGCTTGGAAAAGTCAGTTGGGATTGAGTTATACCTTCGCTTCAGGAAGACCTTACGACAATCCAAACCAAACTGAGTTCATGGCCGCTCGAACCAAAACTTACAACAGTTTAAGTGTGAATTGGGCCTATTTAATAAGCCCGCAAAAAATCTTGTATCTATCCGTGAACAATGTTTTGGGCGTTAAAAATGTGAACGGCTACCAATACGCCAATACCCCGGATGTAAATGGACAGTATCATAGACGAGCTTTGTTGCCTGGAGCAGATCAGTTTTTCTTCATTGGATTTTTCTGGACCATTAGCGACGATGGTAAATCCAACCAATTGGATAACCTATAA
- a CDS encoding histidine kinase encodes MNKSMKSVFIAFGIGCAVFIFGNLLYGGFTNKSGTDYVIDFVFYQLYAFVLGYSNMYYFQYLERFQWKHYLKRIVVGVLGATIITLIGLFVLRALTAMVFNGHSFGSFLEQETTEAYKFGLWITLTIVAIFHVIFFYNRYQKNKIKEQQVIAGTASAKFDALKNQLDPHFLFNSLNVLTSLIEENPESAQQFTTSLSKVYRYVLEQKNKDLVTVDEELDFAKTYMTLLKMRFEDSIVFDIPERASNPDYKVVPLSLQLLLENAVKHNMVTSSKPLYITIYEREGALVVENNLQPKQIVKRGSGVGLENIKQRYELLTNKTVSIHQQQGKFSVAIPMLSKKISVMRPSLQPASQFDDSYLRARKHVDNLKGFYYSLISYLLVIPFLVFINYKTYWGFHWFWFPLLGWGMGLIFQAYNVFVNDGILGQSWEKRKIEQFMKEEENQQKWS; translated from the coding sequence ATGAACAAGTCAATGAAATCAGTTTTTATCGCCTTTGGTATTGGCTGTGCCGTATTTATTTTTGGCAATTTGCTTTACGGCGGTTTTACCAACAAAAGTGGCACCGATTATGTCATTGACTTTGTGTTTTACCAATTGTACGCCTTTGTATTGGGCTACTCCAATATGTATTATTTTCAATATTTGGAGCGTTTTCAATGGAAGCATTATCTCAAGCGTATTGTAGTAGGTGTATTGGGAGCCACCATCATCACCTTAATTGGTTTGTTTGTGTTAAGAGCCTTGACGGCCATGGTATTCAATGGACATTCCTTTGGAAGTTTTTTGGAACAGGAGACAACTGAGGCCTATAAGTTTGGACTTTGGATCACCTTGACCATTGTGGCTATTTTCCATGTAATCTTTTTCTACAATAGATATCAAAAGAATAAAATCAAGGAACAGCAGGTCATTGCCGGAACGGCCAGTGCCAAGTTCGATGCGCTTAAAAACCAGTTGGATCCCCATTTTTTGTTCAATAGTTTGAATGTACTCACTAGTTTGATTGAAGAAAACCCAGAGAGTGCCCAACAGTTTACGACCTCGTTATCCAAAGTGTATCGTTATGTACTGGAACAAAAAAACAAAGATTTGGTAACCGTTGACGAAGAGTTGGATTTTGCCAAGACCTATATGACCTTATTGAAAATGCGCTTTGAAGACAGTATTGTGTTTGATATTCCGGAAAGGGCTTCCAATCCAGACTATAAAGTAGTGCCATTGTCTTTGCAATTATTGTTGGAAAATGCTGTGAAGCACAATATGGTCACCAGTTCAAAACCACTTTATATAACTATCTATGAGCGTGAAGGAGCGCTTGTCGTGGAAAATAATTTACAGCCCAAACAAATAGTTAAGCGTGGTAGCGGTGTAGGGCTTGAAAACATAAAACAACGCTACGAATTGCTTACCAATAAAACCGTTAGTATTCACCAACAGCAGGGAAAGTTCTCAGTGGCCATCCCCATGCTGTCCAAAAAAATATCCGTTATGAGACCATCATTACAACCCGCTTCGCAATTTGACGATAGCTATTTGCGAGCTAGAAAACATGTAGATAACCTAAAGGGATTTTATTATAGTTTAATCTCTTACCTACTCGTGATTCCGTTTTTAGTTTTTATTAATTACAAGACCTATTGGGGTTTTCATTGGTTTTGGTTCCCGCTTTTGGGGTGGGGCATGGGCCTTATTTTTCAAGCATACAATGTCTTTGTTAACGACGGCATTTTGGGACAAAGTTGGGAAAAACGCAAGATTGAGCAGTTTATGAAAGAAGAGGAGAATCAACAAAAATGGAGTTAA
- a CDS encoding protease complex subunit PrcB family protein, with the protein MEPFTIGEGSLYGNGDEGIPKQQIIIDTEAEWHALKKQMDRVNPVSEQFTPKDIDFKTHQVIAVFENVKTTGGYHIDMALETSKTQRTITVNTKAPEGIATTVMTQPFKIMAIPRMDTPIIFQ; encoded by the coding sequence ATGGAACCTTTTACAATTGGGGAAGGTAGCCTCTATGGAAATGGAGACGAAGGCATTCCCAAGCAACAGATCATTATTGATACCGAAGCAGAATGGCATGCTTTAAAAAAGCAAATGGATCGTGTAAATCCCGTATCGGAGCAATTCACACCTAAGGACATTGATTTTAAAACCCATCAAGTCATTGCAGTATTTGAAAATGTGAAGACCACAGGAGGGTACCATATAGATATGGCATTAGAAACTTCCAAAACCCAGCGCACCATTACCGTAAATACCAAAGCGCCGGAAGGAATAGCTACCACCGTCATGACCCAACCCTTTAAAATAATGGCCATTCCACGAATGGACACCCCCATAATATTCCAATAA
- a CDS encoding DUF1684 domain-containing protein has product MRILLFLLCIALMSCGNASSEKKIDQTYKDDIEAFWKSKNEVRKDNYLQLSGLLKLADSSTVFGLNASNQPSTKKEDLQTIFGNYTQQGDSLVFTPAENKIITVEADTISARLPMVFDSYGSSQMLHQQHMKWQIITRGDNRYIRVWDAKNTAIDAFKGFETFPLNPNFILEGQFTYYDQTQTKDVASKLGYMHATDFAGFVSFEFKGKEYKLDTEADGFIMLGDATSGNTTYGGGRYYVLEIPSTNGPVTIDFNRLYNPPCAYCAFTTCLLPPSQNQLPFEILAGETTTRL; this is encoded by the coding sequence ATGCGAATCCTTCTCTTCCTTTTATGTATAGCTTTAATGTCCTGCGGAAATGCTTCCTCAGAAAAGAAAATTGATCAAACATATAAAGATGACATTGAAGCGTTTTGGAAGTCTAAAAATGAGGTAAGAAAGGACAATTATCTACAATTATCCGGCTTGTTAAAACTTGCCGACAGTAGTACTGTTTTTGGACTGAATGCAAGCAATCAACCTTCCACAAAAAAGGAAGACCTGCAAACCATCTTTGGCAATTATACCCAACAAGGCGATAGCCTTGTATTCACTCCAGCTGAAAACAAAATTATTACGGTAGAAGCCGATACCATATCAGCTAGACTCCCCATGGTTTTTGATAGCTACGGAAGCTCACAAATGCTACATCAACAGCATATGAAATGGCAAATTATTACCCGAGGGGATAACCGCTATATTAGGGTTTGGGATGCAAAGAATACGGCCATAGACGCTTTTAAAGGATTTGAAACCTTCCCTTTAAATCCAAATTTTATCCTAGAAGGGCAATTTACCTATTACGACCAAACCCAAACTAAAGATGTAGCATCCAAATTAGGCTATATGCATGCCACAGATTTTGCCGGTTTTGTAAGTTTTGAATTTAAAGGTAAAGAATACAAACTCGACACCGAAGCCGATGGTTTTATCATGTTAGGCGATGCCACTTCCGGTAATACCACTTATGGTGGCGGACGCTACTATGTCTTGGAAATACCGAGTACCAATGGACCGGTTACCATAGATTTCAATAGATTATACAATCCGCCTTGCGCCTATTGTGCCTTTACCACTTGCTTACTACCACCAAGTCAAAACCAATTGCCATTCGAAATTTTGGCTGGAGAAACAACCACTAGATTATAA
- the tatC gene encoding twin-arginine translocase subunit TatC produces MTKKNVNEMSFLDHLEDLRWHLIRATLAILLGGVVAFLMSDFIFDTIIFGPKKMSFPTYKYLCQISQFIGIDTTFCAEELPFRIQNRTMGGQFSAHIWTSIYAGLIIAFPYVVYQLWHFISPGLHPSERKHSRGFIVITSLLFFLGVLFGYYVVTPLSINFLGTYNVSTEISNEIDISSYVALVRSSSLASGFVFELPIIIYFLTKVGLVTPQFLKKYRKFALVLVLILSAIITPPDIASQVIVAIPILLLYQVSIYISAIVIKKQKRQTK; encoded by the coding sequence ATGACAAAAAAGAATGTAAACGAAATGTCTTTCTTAGATCACTTAGAAGATTTAAGATGGCATTTAATACGGGCTACCTTGGCCATACTTTTGGGAGGTGTGGTCGCTTTTTTAATGAGCGACTTTATTTTTGACACCATCATTTTTGGACCTAAAAAAATGAGTTTCCCAACTTATAAATACCTCTGTCAAATTTCTCAATTTATTGGTATTGATACAACGTTTTGTGCAGAAGAGCTTCCCTTTAGAATTCAAAACCGTACCATGGGAGGACAGTTTTCTGCCCATATTTGGACCTCCATCTATGCTGGCCTCATCATAGCATTCCCATATGTGGTCTATCAACTATGGCATTTTATTAGCCCGGGATTACACCCTAGCGAAAGAAAACATTCCCGTGGTTTTATTGTCATTACCTCATTACTGTTCTTTTTAGGCGTGTTGTTTGGTTATTATGTGGTAACACCATTATCCATCAATTTCTTAGGAACCTATAACGTGAGTACAGAAATTTCCAATGAAATAGACATCAGCTCCTATGTGGCTTTGGTAAGATCCTCCTCCTTAGCCTCTGGTTTTGTATTTGAGTTGCCTATTATCATTTATTTTTTAACAAAAGTTGGTTTGGTAACGCCACAGTTCCTAAAAAAATATCGCAAGTTCGCCCTAGTTTTGGTGTTGATTCTTTCGGCTATCATTACGCCTCCAGACATTGCTAGTCAAGTTATTGTGGCCATCCCTATTTTGCTTCTTTACCAGGTTAGCATCTATATTTCGGCAATAGTTATTAAAAAACAAAAACGACAAACAAAGTAA
- a CDS encoding ATP-dependent DNA helicase RecQ: MSIKEIDLHSALKQYFGFSKFKGLQEPVIQSIVDGHNTFVIMPTGGGKSLCYQLPALIKEGTAIIVSPLIALMKNQVDAIRGISDNEGIAHVLNSSLNKTEVRRVKSDISSGITKLLYVAPESLTKEDNVEFLRSVPISFMAVDEAHCISEWGHDFRPEYRNLRHIIKRIGENIPIIGLTATATPKVQEDILKSLDITDANLFKASFNRPNLYYEVRPKTKQVDADIIRFIKQNEGKSGIVYCLSRKRVEELAQVLQVNGIKAVPYHAGLDPKTRVKHQDMFLMEDVDVVVATIAFGMGIDKPDVRFVIHHDMPKSIESYYQETGRAGRDGGEGHCLAFYAYKDIEKLEKFMAGKPVAEQEIGHALLQEVVAFAESSVSRRKFILHYFGEEFDNATGEGGDMDDNVRHPKKQHEAQDDVVTILETVQKTNEKYKAKDLVQVLLGRSNALIASHKTDEQPFFGIGSHHDKRYWMALIRQLLVAGYLKKDIETYGVMRLSKEGKAYLKDPISFMMTEDHVFDETTDDSIVTTAKSSAAVADANLMGMLKDLRKRNAKKLGVPPFVIFQDPSLEDMALKYPMTIEELSYVHGVGEGKAKKYGKDFIELIARYVEENDIIRPDDMVVKSTGTNSALKLFIIQNVDRKLPLDDIAASKGMNMGEFIKEMEAIVYSGTKLNIDYWIDEILDEDQQEEIHEYFMDSETDKISDAIEEFDGDYDDEELRLYRIKFISEVAN; encoded by the coding sequence ATGAGTATCAAAGAAATTGACTTGCATTCAGCACTTAAGCAGTACTTTGGGTTTTCAAAATTCAAGGGGTTGCAAGAGCCTGTAATTCAAAGTATTGTTGATGGCCATAATACCTTTGTGATTATGCCTACGGGTGGCGGGAAGTCGTTATGCTATCAACTTCCAGCTTTGATCAAGGAGGGAACAGCTATTATTGTATCGCCATTAATTGCGTTAATGAAGAACCAAGTTGACGCTATTAGGGGGATTTCGGATAATGAAGGCATCGCACATGTGTTGAATTCATCACTTAACAAAACAGAAGTTCGCCGCGTAAAATCGGATATTTCAAGCGGTATTACCAAATTATTATATGTAGCGCCAGAGTCGTTGACCAAGGAAGATAACGTAGAGTTTTTACGCTCGGTACCTATTTCCTTTATGGCGGTAGATGAAGCCCACTGTATCAGTGAGTGGGGACATGACTTTAGACCTGAATACCGTAATTTAAGGCACATTATTAAACGTATTGGGGAAAATATTCCCATTATAGGGTTGACCGCTACGGCTACACCAAAGGTTCAGGAAGATATCCTGAAAAGTTTAGACATTACGGATGCTAATTTATTTAAAGCTTCCTTTAATCGTCCAAACTTGTATTATGAAGTACGCCCCAAGACCAAACAAGTGGATGCGGATATCATTCGGTTTATCAAACAGAACGAAGGTAAATCGGGGATTGTGTATTGTTTGAGTAGAAAGCGTGTGGAAGAATTGGCCCAGGTGCTTCAGGTAAATGGTATTAAAGCGGTGCCGTATCATGCGGGGCTTGATCCTAAGACAAGGGTAAAACACCAGGACATGTTCTTGATGGAAGATGTGGATGTGGTTGTGGCTACCATTGCTTTTGGAATGGGGATTGACAAACCAGATGTGCGTTTTGTGATCCACCATGACATGCCAAAAAGTATTGAAAGTTATTATCAGGAAACTGGTAGGGCAGGACGTGATGGTGGCGAAGGTCATTGTTTGGCGTTTTATGCCTATAAGGATATTGAAAAACTAGAAAAGTTCATGGCCGGAAAGCCGGTGGCTGAACAGGAAATTGGACACGCTCTATTGCAAGAGGTCGTTGCCTTTGCGGAAAGTTCGGTGTCGCGCCGTAAATTCATTCTACATTATTTTGGTGAAGAATTTGATAATGCCACGGGTGAGGGAGGTGATATGGATGATAATGTACGCCATCCGAAGAAACAACACGAAGCCCAAGATGATGTGGTGACCATTTTGGAAACGGTTCAAAAAACTAATGAAAAATATAAGGCCAAGGATTTAGTTCAAGTTTTGTTAGGGCGTTCCAATGCCTTGATTGCTTCGCATAAAACGGATGAACAGCCCTTTTTTGGAATTGGTAGCCATCACGATAAACGCTATTGGATGGCTTTGATACGTCAGTTGTTGGTGGCAGGATATTTAAAGAAAGACATCGAAACTTATGGGGTAATGCGTTTGTCAAAAGAAGGGAAGGCGTATTTAAAGGACCCTATCTCCTTTATGATGACTGAAGACCATGTGTTTGATGAGACTACCGATGATAGCATTGTAACTACGGCTAAATCGAGTGCCGCTGTTGCTGATGCCAATTTAATGGGAATGCTTAAGGACTTGCGTAAGCGCAACGCAAAGAAATTGGGCGTGCCGCCTTTTGTGATTTTCCAAGATCCTTCTTTGGAGGATATGGCCCTTAAATATCCTATGACTATTGAAGAGCTGAGCTATGTTCATGGGGTAGGAGAAGGAAAGGCTAAAAAATATGGGAAAGATTTTATCGAGTTGATTGCCCGTTATGTGGAGGAAAACGATATCATCCGTCCTGACGATATGGTGGTGAAAAGTACAGGAACCAATTCAGCCTTAAAACTTTTTATCATTCAAAACGTGGATAGAAAGTTGCCATTGGATGACATTGCGGCTTCCAAAGGCATGAATATGGGGGAGTTTATCAAGGAGATGGAAGCCATTGTGTATTCGGGGACGAAACTGAACATCGACTATTGGATTGATGAAATTTTGGATGAAGACCAGCAGGAGGAAATCCATGAGTACTTTATGGATTCTGAAACCGATAAAATCTCCGACGCCATCGAGGAGTTTGATGGAGATTACGACGATGAGGAATTACGACTGTATCGTATTAAGTTTATCAGTGAGGTAGCTAATTAA
- a CDS encoding 2TM domain-containing protein, protein MEPYQTKDTYPSRLEDSYIYKEEAYLRAKKKVEKLVGFYWHLASYVIVNLFIIITIAVANHGNIWNFGTFATAIFWGVGLGFHALGVFGPDLLFGKHWEERKIKEFMEKDQQKWQ, encoded by the coding sequence ATGGAACCATATCAAACCAAAGATACCTATCCGTCACGTTTGGAAGATAGTTATATTTATAAAGAGGAAGCTTATTTGAGAGCTAAGAAAAAGGTTGAAAAACTGGTTGGCTTTTATTGGCATTTGGCGTCGTATGTGATTGTCAATTTATTTATCATCATTACTATTGCTGTGGCCAACCATGGTAATATCTGGAATTTTGGCACTTTTGCCACCGCCATTTTTTGGGGTGTGGGGCTAGGGTTTCATGCTTTGGGAGTGTTTGGTCCTGATCTCTTATTTGGGAAGCATTGGGAAGAACGTAAAATAAAAGAGTTTATGGAAAAAGATCAACAGAAATGGCAATGA
- a CDS encoding peptidylprolyl isomerase has product MQDGLYAKFNTSKGDILVALEFEKVPGTVGNFVALAEGNLENSAKPQGNPYYNGLKFHRVIPDFMIQGGCPQGTGTGSPGYKFDDEFHPDLKHDGPGVLSMANAGPGTNGSQFFITHVETPWLDNMHTVFGKVVEGQDVVDAIAQGDVMDAVEIIRVGAAAENFNAIEAFRTFEGAREERIAAEREAKRAELDKLAAGFEETASGLRYQIIQKGAGKKAEKGKTVAVHYKGQLADGTVFDSSYKRNQPLEFTVGVGQVIAGWDEGIGLLQVGDKARFVIPSDLGYGSRGAGGVIPGDATLVFDVELMDVK; this is encoded by the coding sequence ATGCAAGACGGTTTATACGCAAAATTTAATACAAGCAAAGGCGACATTTTGGTTGCTTTAGAATTTGAAAAAGTACCGGGAACGGTAGGGAACTTTGTAGCCTTGGCAGAAGGAAATTTGGAAAATTCGGCAAAGCCACAAGGGAATCCTTATTATAATGGTCTAAAATTCCACAGGGTAATTCCAGACTTTATGATTCAAGGAGGATGTCCTCAAGGAACAGGAACTGGAAGTCCAGGATATAAATTTGACGATGAATTCCACCCAGACTTGAAGCACGATGGTCCTGGTGTATTGTCTATGGCCAATGCCGGTCCTGGAACCAATGGTAGCCAGTTTTTCATTACGCATGTAGAGACGCCTTGGTTGGACAATATGCATACCGTATTTGGAAAAGTGGTAGAAGGCCAGGATGTGGTTGATGCTATTGCTCAAGGTGACGTTATGGATGCGGTTGAAATTATCCGTGTAGGTGCAGCTGCTGAAAACTTTAATGCTATTGAAGCTTTTAGAACTTTTGAAGGTGCTCGTGAAGAGCGTATTGCTGCCGAGCGCGAAGCCAAGAGAGCTGAGTTGGATAAATTGGCTGCGGGGTTTGAAGAAACTGCTAGCGGTTTGCGTTACCAAATCATTCAAAAAGGAGCTGGTAAAAAAGCCGAAAAAGGAAAAACTGTTGCCGTACACTATAAAGGTCAATTGGCCGATGGGACTGTATTCGATTCTTCCTATAAGCGCAACCAACCTTTGGAATTTACCGTTGGTGTTGGTCAGGTGATTGCTGGATGGGACGAAGGTATTGGTCTGTTGCAAGTAGGTGACAAAGCACGTTTTGTAATCCCTAGTGATTTAGGGTATGGAAGTCGTGGTGCTGGAGGTGTGATTCCTGGTGACGCTACTTTGGTATTCGACGTAGAATTGATGGATGTAAAGTAA
- a CDS encoding M48 family metallopeptidase — MKHFIYIILLLLGSLTQAQSNFEKGMQKAFNLWEANNWTEAENLFERIANAEPDQWLPHYYIAQMNSLKSWEEKDAAVLKAQLDKAQEHLNTAKSISKDNPEILVLQAHVLTNWIVFDGMSYGMKYSAKISELYAKAKQLAPNNPRAVYGKADWEIGSAKYFGQDTSPFCKDLNHALELFATFKPETPFHPTWGQQRVEQLLAESCQEKH, encoded by the coding sequence ATGAAACATTTTATCTACATCATTTTGTTGCTTTTGGGAAGTCTCACCCAAGCACAATCTAATTTTGAAAAAGGCATGCAGAAAGCCTTTAATTTATGGGAAGCCAATAATTGGACTGAAGCCGAAAACCTGTTTGAGCGCATAGCCAATGCCGAACCGGACCAATGGTTGCCCCATTATTATATCGCCCAGATGAACAGCTTGAAAAGTTGGGAGGAAAAGGATGCCGCTGTATTAAAGGCGCAATTGGACAAGGCTCAAGAGCACTTGAATACAGCCAAGAGTATCAGTAAAGACAATCCAGAGATTTTAGTGCTTCAGGCTCATGTATTAACCAATTGGATCGTGTTTGATGGGATGTCTTATGGCATGAAATACTCAGCAAAAATTAGTGAATTGTATGCCAAAGCCAAGCAATTGGCACCCAACAATCCTAGGGCGGTTTATGGAAAGGCAGATTGGGAGATAGGCAGTGCCAAATATTTTGGGCAGGACACCTCACCATTTTGTAAGGACTTAAACCATGCCTTGGAACTTTTTGCTACCTTTAAGCCTGAGACACCTTTTCATCCCACTTGGGGGCAGCAAAGGGTTGAACAATTGTTGGCAGAATCCTGTCAGGAAAAACACTAG
- a CDS encoding SIS domain-containing protein, whose amino-acid sequence MNIKSDILKTAKRTIDLERDAIDNLGKLLNDDFADAVSLIYNSKGRVIITGIGKSAIIANKIVATLNSTGTPAVFMHAADAIHGDLGLILEDDIVICISKSGNTPEIKVLVPLIKNAKNKMIAITGNESSFLGQQADYILNAYVEHEACPNNLAPTTSTTAQLVIGDALAICLLELREFTSKDFAKYHPGGALGKRLYLRVSDLSSLNQKPQVTPDTNVKEVIIEISEKMLGVTAVVEDDQIIGIITDGDLRRMLSKNDSFIHLTAKDIMSHNPKHIKANAMAVDAMELMEANGISQLLVEEHGKYAGVVHLHDLIKEGII is encoded by the coding sequence TTGAACATAAAAAGCGACATCCTCAAAACGGCGAAAAGAACCATTGATTTAGAGCGGGATGCCATAGACAACCTAGGTAAATTGCTCAATGACGATTTTGCCGATGCTGTGTCTTTAATATATAACTCCAAAGGACGTGTTATTATTACCGGAATAGGAAAAAGTGCCATTATTGCCAATAAAATTGTAGCAACACTAAATTCTACCGGAACTCCGGCTGTATTTATGCATGCTGCCGATGCCATTCATGGTGATTTGGGTTTGATATTGGAAGATGATATTGTGATATGTATTTCCAAAAGTGGAAACACACCGGAGATTAAGGTTTTGGTGCCTCTTATTAAAAATGCCAAAAACAAAATGATCGCTATTACCGGTAATGAGAGTTCCTTTTTGGGCCAACAGGCGGATTACATTTTAAATGCCTATGTAGAACATGAAGCCTGCCCTAACAATTTGGCCCCTACTACCAGTACCACGGCCCAATTGGTTATTGGTGATGCCTTGGCCATCTGCTTGTTGGAACTTCGAGAATTTACTAGTAAGGACTTCGCCAAATACCACCCAGGAGGTGCTTTGGGCAAACGGTTGTACCTAAGAGTTAGTGATCTTTCCTCTTTAAACCAAAAGCCGCAAGTAACTCCAGATACCAATGTAAAAGAAGTCATCATTGAAATATCCGAAAAAATGTTGGGAGTTACTGCCGTGGTTGAAGACGACCAAATCATAGGAATCATTACCGACGGAGACTTGAGACGTATGCTATCCAAAAATGACTCATTTATACATCTTACAGCTAAGGACATTATGAGTCACAACCCTAAACACATCAAAGCCAACGCTATGGCGGTAGATGCTATGGAGCTTATGGAAGCCAATGGCATTTCCCAATTGTTAGTAGAAGAGCATGGCAAGTACGCCGGCGTGGTACATTTACATGACCTGATAAAAGAAGGAATTATCTAA